A region from the Fimbriimonadaceae bacterium genome encodes:
- a CDS encoding cation-translocating P-type ATPase: MDVIERAVQIVLTAICGLLTVVSWVVPHPALPYWAVLAGSYFAARAGWRAVQDREIDVNVLMIAAAVGSVAIGHPGEAAVLLFLFSLSSTLEAFALGRTKSAIEGLVKLRPESTLLVADDGDKSVLVKDLKVGDMVRVLPFEHVPVDGEIFSGRTNIDQVAMTGESVPVAKAAGDMVLAGTQNMEGMVVVKVTKAAGDTTLEKIVDLVRDAQENKASGERISQWFGKRYTLFVVGAFLLSLALRLAFRQPANDALYASFTLLVALSPCALVISSPATTLSALAWAARRGLLVRGGEAVEAAGQVDTLCVDKTGTLTVGRFTLNEICVCEDAPALVAAGGTACHSEEACWARGVKAMSSEAVAILRAAAAAEQYATHPIAEAIVAAAREQGVDVPEATDQEVVPGYGVRAVVEGQEIVIGQRAFFDAEGGLPPGFAAHAAELQHKGMTVAVLKYAGHFAALGLGDSLRPEAHDALGQLRALGLEKVYLLTGDTPETARAVAGELQIDEVHAGLLPQDKEQVLAGLAKEGRQVLFVGDGVNDAPSLAAARLGVAMGGLGSDIALNAADVVIMQDRLDRLAELVRLGRKANRVIRANLTVAGGMVVVLTFGSLLVEAAFPQARNAILPWAVVGHEGTTVLVILNGIRLLKGP, encoded by the coding sequence ATGGACGTTATCGAACGGGCTGTACAGATCGTTCTGACCGCGATATGCGGCCTCCTGACGGTGGTCTCGTGGGTCGTCCCCCACCCGGCCCTACCGTACTGGGCCGTGCTCGCCGGATCATATTTCGCCGCCCGCGCCGGATGGCGGGCGGTCCAGGACCGCGAGATCGACGTCAACGTCCTCATGATCGCCGCGGCGGTCGGCTCGGTGGCGATCGGCCACCCCGGCGAGGCGGCCGTCCTGCTCTTCCTGTTCAGCCTCTCCAGCACGCTTGAGGCCTTCGCCCTCGGCCGCACCAAGTCCGCGATCGAGGGTCTGGTCAAACTTCGGCCCGAGTCGACCCTGCTTGTCGCCGACGACGGCGACAAGTCGGTGTTGGTGAAAGACCTGAAGGTCGGCGACATGGTGCGTGTCCTGCCTTTTGAGCACGTCCCCGTCGACGGCGAGATCTTCAGCGGGAGGACCAACATCGACCAGGTCGCGATGACCGGCGAATCGGTGCCCGTCGCCAAGGCGGCCGGCGACATGGTGCTGGCCGGCACCCAAAACATGGAGGGCATGGTCGTCGTCAAGGTCACCAAGGCGGCCGGGGACACCACCCTCGAAAAGATCGTCGACCTTGTCCGCGACGCCCAAGAAAACAAGGCGAGCGGTGAACGCATCAGCCAATGGTTCGGCAAGCGTTACACGCTGTTTGTCGTCGGGGCCTTCCTCCTGTCCCTGGCCCTGCGCCTCGCGTTCAGACAGCCCGCGAACGACGCCTTATATGCCTCGTTCACCTTGCTGGTCGCCTTGTCGCCTTGCGCCCTGGTGATCTCGTCACCGGCGACGACGTTGAGCGCGCTGGCGTGGGCGGCGAGGCGCGGCTTGCTCGTGCGCGGCGGCGAGGCGGTCGAGGCGGCGGGCCAGGTGGACACCCTGTGCGTCGACAAGACGGGAACCCTGACCGTCGGCCGCTTCACCCTGAACGAGATCTGCGTCTGCGAGGACGCCCCTGCCTTGGTCGCCGCGGGCGGCACCGCCTGCCACTCCGAAGAGGCTTGTTGGGCCCGCGGTGTGAAGGCGATGTCGTCTGAGGCCGTGGCGATCCTGAGGGCGGCCGCCGCCGCCGAGCAGTACGCGACCCACCCGATCGCCGAGGCGATCGTCGCCGCGGCCCGAGAGCAAGGTGTCGACGTGCCTGAGGCGACGGACCAGGAGGTGGTCCCCGGCTACGGCGTCCGGGCGGTCGTCGAGGGGCAGGAGATCGTCATCGGCCAACGGGCGTTCTTTGACGCTGAGGGTGGGTTGCCGCCAGGGTTCGCCGCCCATGCTGCCGAGTTGCAACACAAGGGCATGACCGTCGCCGTGCTCAAGTACGCCGGGCACTTTGCCGCCCTGGGGCTGGGAGATTCTCTCCGGCCCGAAGCCCACGACGCCCTGGGCCAATTGCGCGCGTTAGGCTTGGAGAAGGTCTACCTGCTGACCGGCGACACCCCCGAGACGGCGAGGGCCGTCGCCGGAGAGCTGCAAATCGACGAAGTCCACGCCGGCTTGCTTCCTCAGGACAAAGAGCAGGTCTTGGCCGGGCTCGCCAAGGAAGGCCGCCAAGTCCTCTTTGTCGGCGACGGGGTGAACGACGCGCCAAGCCTGGCTGCCGCCCGCCTGGGTGTCGCGATGGGGGGCCTCGGCAGCGACATCGCCCTGAACGCGGCCGACGTCGTGATCATGCAAGACCGCTTGGACCGGCTGGCGGAACTCGTCCGGTTGGGCCGCAAGGCCAACCGGGTGATCAGGGCCAACTTGACGGTCGCCGGTGGCATGGTCGTGGTGCTCACGTTCGGCTCGCTCCTGGTCGAGGCGGCGTTCCCGCAGGCGCGCAACGCGATATTGCCATGGGCGGTCGTCGGCCACGAGGGCACCACCGTCCTCGTCATCCTCAACGGCATCCGGCTTTTGAAGGGGCCCTAG
- a CDS encoding efflux RND transporter permease subunit: protein MGLTKLAIQRPVFILMLMCAAILMGAIGYNSMRKELNPDVSFGVVSITTVYPGAGPEEVNTLISRRMEEAVSGISNLREVVATSQEGVSSVVLTFEVGTNMDVATADVRTKVDQILGQIPRDAEKPVISKIDVASSPVVTLAVSSDKMSSRALRDLVDNVLKDKFARIKGVAQVGVNGGDIREIQIQIKKDALLRYKLGITDVQRAIANGTLNLPSGRIVSGSRETTVRMMGEFKTVKDIEDFFLTVSNSNQGGDSVKVRLGDIATVVDANAERRSLSRLDGRDSISIVIQKTRDGNAIEISDAILKSQFGAPPLLEQLQEQFGIKFTVTQDTSTNIRDSLDDLLFAILFGIFLVGTVVWTFLHNLRGTIIVAVAIPVCMFAALVAMWAAGFTVNNLSMLALSLAVGVLVDDAIVVLENIYRHLTLGEDPVDAAINGRSEIGLAAIAITMADVVVFVPIGTMGGIVGQFFRPLGLGYAVTVMLSLFVSFTVTPMLASRWYKKGEDWEHPKGRFARAFENMFHAFANGYRRVLRSSLKHRWYMFGGGFVVLVALFMFIGGSFAPDVQSAAQSAIGMVVISGIIAAAIFLGNLVIRRKFLPGVFLGFLGFSAVFVAGPVLGKMYHEWKKEDVFKFTFAPPSDSGSVQINIELPPGSSLAATSAVVHRVEEAVLKNPEAKFVVANVGTQGGGFSASSSGTQYAQVIVTLYDKESAMDRLMFWKKHEEKLRTVKDTDVAAQITQEVGRIPGAKINIAAGQSFSFGSAIQMALRSDDRAKLLATATKIRDELASGAIEGVVGPNISSKGGKPELQAIPHRGRMADANVSAADLGAAMRTMYEGDTNTKFRVNGEEYDIRVMMDLQDRDNPAIVADMPIVFKQGTPVFLSELADLEQGHAIDKIDRRDRQEVIMVTADLLPGYASGSVQAKINQWLTDKHLVPEGVTSKALGQADAQARETPYLLGAMGIGLVLVYMVLASLFDNLLYPAIIQLAQPQAMVGALLALILTDKTLNIVGMIGIIALIGLVGKNAILIVDYTNTLRERGMEKYEALVESGGTRLRPIMMTTLALVFGMLPVALAIGRGSEFRETIGITIIGGTLLSTVLSLLVIPCSYSIFDDAYIGFGKAVAWARARFRRG from the coding sequence ATGGGCTTGACCAAACTGGCCATCCAGCGTCCGGTGTTCATCCTGATGCTGATGTGCGCGGCCATCTTGATGGGCGCGATCGGCTACAACAGCATGCGCAAGGAGCTGAACCCCGACGTCAGCTTCGGTGTCGTCTCCATCACGACCGTCTATCCCGGTGCCGGCCCGGAGGAGGTCAACACCCTCATCTCACGACGCATGGAGGAGGCCGTCAGCGGCATTTCAAACCTGCGCGAGGTCGTGGCGACAAGCCAGGAAGGTGTGTCCAGTGTCGTCCTGACCTTCGAAGTCGGCACCAACATGGACGTGGCCACGGCCGACGTCCGCACCAAGGTCGACCAGATTCTGGGGCAGATTCCCCGAGACGCGGAAAAGCCGGTCATCTCCAAGATCGACGTGGCGTCCAGCCCCGTCGTGACCTTGGCGGTCAGTAGCGACAAGATGAGCAGCCGTGCCCTGCGCGACCTTGTCGACAACGTCCTCAAGGACAAGTTCGCCCGCATAAAGGGCGTCGCCCAGGTCGGCGTCAACGGCGGTGACATCCGCGAGATCCAGATCCAGATCAAAAAGGACGCCCTCCTCCGCTATAAGCTGGGGATCACCGACGTCCAACGGGCCATCGCGAACGGCACCCTGAACCTGCCCAGCGGCCGCATTGTCAGCGGCAGCCGGGAGACCACCGTCCGCATGATGGGCGAGTTCAAGACGGTGAAGGACATCGAGGACTTCTTCCTGACGGTGTCGAACTCGAACCAGGGCGGCGACTCGGTCAAGGTCCGCTTGGGCGACATTGCCACCGTCGTCGACGCCAACGCGGAGCGGAGGTCGCTCAGCCGACTCGACGGACGGGACTCGATTTCGATCGTCATTCAGAAGACCCGTGACGGCAACGCCATCGAGATTTCGGACGCGATTTTGAAATCCCAGTTCGGCGCCCCGCCGTTGCTGGAACAGCTGCAAGAGCAGTTCGGCATCAAGTTCACCGTCACCCAGGACACGTCGACGAACATCCGCGACTCACTGGACGACCTCCTGTTCGCCATCCTCTTCGGCATCTTCTTGGTCGGTACCGTCGTCTGGACGTTCCTTCACAACCTGCGCGGCACGATCATCGTGGCCGTCGCGATCCCGGTGTGTATGTTCGCCGCCCTGGTGGCGATGTGGGCGGCCGGGTTCACGGTCAACAACCTGTCGATGCTGGCGCTCTCGTTGGCCGTCGGTGTCTTGGTCGACGACGCCATCGTCGTCCTTGAGAACATCTACCGTCACTTGACCTTGGGAGAAGACCCTGTCGACGCGGCCATTAACGGGCGGTCGGAGATCGGCCTTGCCGCCATCGCGATCACCATGGCCGACGTCGTCGTCTTCGTGCCCATCGGCACGATGGGCGGCATTGTGGGCCAGTTCTTCCGCCCTCTTGGCCTTGGCTACGCCGTCACGGTCATGCTCTCCCTGTTCGTGTCGTTCACGGTCACCCCGATGCTTGCCTCGCGTTGGTACAAGAAGGGCGAGGACTGGGAGCACCCGAAAGGCCGGTTCGCGCGCGCCTTCGAGAACATGTTCCACGCCTTTGCCAACGGCTACCGCCGGGTACTCAGGTCGTCGCTGAAGCACCGCTGGTACATGTTTGGCGGCGGGTTCGTCGTTTTGGTCGCCCTGTTCATGTTCATCGGCGGCTCGTTCGCCCCGGACGTCCAGTCTGCGGCCCAGAGCGCAATAGGCATGGTCGTCATCTCGGGGATCATTGCGGCGGCGATCTTCTTGGGCAACCTGGTCATCCGTCGTAAGTTCCTACCGGGTGTCTTCCTCGGGTTCCTGGGCTTCTCGGCTGTCTTCGTGGCCGGGCCTGTCCTAGGCAAGATGTATCACGAATGGAAGAAGGAGGACGTCTTCAAGTTCACCTTTGCCCCACCGAGCGATTCAGGAAGCGTCCAGATCAACATCGAGCTTCCGCCCGGATCGAGCCTGGCGGCGACATCCGCGGTCGTACACCGGGTGGAAGAGGCCGTGCTGAAGAACCCGGAGGCCAAGTTCGTCGTGGCCAACGTCGGGACGCAGGGCGGCGGCTTCTCTGCTTCCAGTTCGGGCACCCAGTACGCCCAGGTCATCGTGACCCTCTACGACAAAGAGTCGGCGATGGACCGCCTGATGTTCTGGAAGAAGCACGAGGAGAAGCTCCGCACCGTGAAGGACACCGACGTGGCCGCCCAGATCACCCAGGAGGTGGGTCGGATCCCCGGGGCAAAGATCAACATCGCCGCGGGCCAGAGCTTCTCGTTCGGTTCGGCGATCCAGATGGCCCTGCGGTCAGACGACCGGGCCAAATTGCTCGCCACCGCGACAAAGATCCGTGACGAACTGGCGAGCGGGGCGATCGAGGGGGTCGTGGGGCCCAACATCAGTTCCAAGGGCGGCAAGCCGGAGTTGCAAGCCATCCCCCACCGGGGAAGGATGGCCGACGCCAACGTCAGCGCCGCCGACCTGGGTGCGGCGATGCGGACGATGTACGAAGGTGACACGAACACGAAGTTCCGGGTCAATGGCGAGGAGTACGACATCCGGGTGATGATGGACCTCCAAGACCGTGACAACCCGGCGATCGTGGCCGACATGCCGATCGTGTTCAAACAGGGGACGCCCGTCTTCTTGAGCGAGCTTGCCGACTTGGAACAAGGCCATGCGATCGACAAGATCGACCGCCGCGACCGTCAGGAGGTGATCATGGTCACTGCCGACTTGTTGCCCGGCTACGCTTCGGGCTCGGTACAAGCCAAGATCAACCAGTGGCTGACGGACAAACACCTGGTTCCCGAGGGTGTCACCAGCAAGGCACTGGGCCAGGCCGACGCCCAGGCCCGCGAAACGCCATACCTTCTCGGTGCCATGGGCATCGGTTTGGTGCTGGTCTACATGGTGCTTGCGTCGCTCTTCGACAACCTGCTGTACCCCGCGATCATCCAGCTTGCCCAACCGCAGGCGATGGTCGGGGCGCTCCTTGCCCTGATCCTCACCGACAAGACCCTCAACATCGTCGGCATGATCGGCATCATCGCGCTCATCGGCCTGGTCGGCAAGAACGCGATCCTGATCGTCGATTACACGAACACCCTGCGCGAACGGGGGATGGAGAAGTACGAGGCGCTGGTCGAGTCGGGCGGCACACGGTTGAGGCCGATCATGATGACGACCCTGGCCCTTGTCTTCGGCATGTTGCCGGTCGCCTTGGCCATCGGCCGCGGGTCGGAGTTCCGTGAGACGATCGGCATCACGATCATCGGCGGCACGTTGCTCTCGACGGTCCTTTCCCTTCTCGTCATCCCGTGCTCCTACTCCATCTTCGACGACGCCTACATCGGGTTCGGCAAGGCGGTCGCGTGGGCGCGGGCGAGGTTCCGTCGGGGCTGA
- a CDS encoding efflux RND transporter periplasmic adaptor subunit yields the protein MKFALPVLCALIALGGCVDRAAQKQAKETAKIVTDPTTFVSVEPAKQEDVPEYLSLTGQITTSEDVTVGAKNAGRIVAVYVKDGDQVSAGQAIAVQETADARARLSQAQAGVNSARANLEQAKIDRATAPTRTSAAVRASQSRVAQARQQLAKLLNGAREEDRRTAEIAVDRAKSDLELADKNLARQRNLYKEGAVALTDVETAENKQANAMAAYKSALEQLRLARDASRPEDVAAARESLRQAEEQLKSDQATKQSDPVYEQRVQAAQANYQSALDALTLARQALADMTLHAPVSGRISGRPLQPGTYAGPGTAVAHVVGSGGAYFDAQVPEVDVSKIKPGQQVDVTVTAAGSAVFAGTVRSLDPLASSVGRVFSARIELADPANSLKPGMYASGRLLLGIDAGAVTVPTAAVLTDGPDAHVFVLDGDKAKRVDVKLVRNIEARSVVTGLKAGDQVIVRGQSTLVDGAPVKVGTEAPAAKGN from the coding sequence GTGAAATTTGCCTTGCCCGTTCTTTGCGCCCTCATCGCCTTGGGTGGCTGCGTCGACCGCGCCGCACAAAAGCAAGCTAAAGAGACCGCCAAAATCGTCACGGACCCGACGACGTTTGTCAGCGTCGAACCGGCCAAGCAGGAAGACGTCCCCGAATACCTGTCCCTGACGGGCCAGATCACCACGTCGGAAGACGTCACCGTCGGAGCGAAGAACGCCGGGCGGATCGTGGCTGTCTACGTGAAGGACGGTGACCAAGTGTCGGCCGGACAGGCGATCGCGGTGCAGGAGACCGCCGACGCCCGGGCGCGGCTCAGCCAAGCGCAGGCGGGCGTCAACTCGGCCCGCGCCAACCTGGAGCAGGCGAAGATCGACCGGGCCACCGCCCCCACCCGCACTTCCGCCGCGGTGAGGGCCAGCCAGTCGCGGGTCGCCCAGGCCCGACAACAGCTGGCCAAGCTCCTGAACGGCGCTCGTGAGGAGGACCGCCGGACGGCTGAGATCGCCGTCGACCGGGCCAAGAGCGACCTAGAGCTCGCCGACAAGAACCTGGCCCGCCAGAGGAACCTTTACAAGGAGGGTGCGGTGGCGCTGACCGACGTGGAGACGGCCGAGAACAAGCAGGCCAACGCCATGGCCGCCTATAAGTCGGCCCTTGAGCAACTTCGCCTCGCCCGAGACGCCTCGCGCCCCGAAGATGTGGCCGCGGCCCGCGAGTCGCTGCGCCAAGCCGAGGAGCAACTCAAGAGCGACCAGGCGACCAAGCAGTCCGACCCGGTCTATGAACAGCGTGTCCAAGCCGCCCAGGCGAACTATCAGTCAGCCCTCGACGCCCTGACCTTGGCGCGACAGGCCTTGGCCGACATGACCCTGCACGCGCCGGTGAGCGGCCGCATTTCGGGCCGTCCGCTTCAGCCGGGGACCTACGCCGGGCCGGGCACCGCGGTCGCCCACGTCGTCGGCTCCGGAGGAGCCTACTTTGACGCCCAGGTGCCCGAGGTGGACGTGTCCAAGATCAAGCCGGGCCAGCAAGTCGACGTCACCGTCACGGCGGCAGGGTCAGCGGTCTTTGCCGGGACAGTACGCTCGTTGGACCCGTTGGCTTCGTCGGTGGGACGGGTCTTCAGCGCCCGGATCGAGCTTGCTGACCCGGCCAACAGCCTCAAACCGGGTATGTACGCCAGTGGGCGCCTCCTTTTGGGGATCGACGCCGGCGCGGTGACGGTGCCGACGGCGGCGGTCCTGACCGACGGCCCCGACGCCCACGTCTTCGTGCTTGACGGGGACAAGGCCAAGCGAGTGGACGTCAAGCTGGTCCGCAACATCGAAGCCCGTAGCGTCGTCACGGGACTCAAAGCTGGCGACCAGGTGATTGTCCGAGGCCAGTCGACCCTTGTCGACGGCGCACCGGTCAAGGTGGGCACCGAGGCTCCCGCCGCGAAGGGGAACTGA
- a CDS encoding TolC family protein, with the protein MPLLALVAVTAQQPPAKLTLDEAVKIGSTNAFSVRQAQNRLDKATYSEKASYKALGPSISLGGNYTYQKLEFESSNTGSSPGAFGFDGTNKSVSATLTQPIDISGLIHLAATVLAEQRKVATHALSVEENNIRSVVKAKFLNVLQASELIDVQSATLKANQERLEKGQVKFREGAVSKFEVLRLETEVKKSEQALIEARANLKLAKQDLNNTLGRPVEEDFEPVPVTGIPNDIPEVQTIVRQALLNRPEIKQATENVVALDATKKLTWRSMRPSLNLSVSQTHYIQPAVGSTKGQTIASLNLTVPVYDSGQTRLNVEAAQRDVDFAEISLEQIKLGVSLEAQTAYTNARTALDAIAVAKANVTLSEEALRLAQLRYDQQVGILLDVTTAQTDLTAARASLVVANYKYLQAYAALQKAVGNDNLEPNPPVQENLK; encoded by the coding sequence ATGCCTTTGCTCGCACTCGTGGCCGTGACGGCACAACAGCCGCCCGCCAAGCTGACGCTGGACGAGGCGGTGAAGATCGGTTCAACAAACGCCTTCAGCGTCCGGCAAGCCCAAAACCGGTTGGACAAGGCCACCTATAGCGAAAAGGCCAGCTACAAGGCACTGGGCCCGTCGATCAGCTTGGGGGGAAACTACACCTATCAAAAGCTCGAGTTCGAGTCATCAAACACGGGATCGAGCCCGGGTGCGTTTGGATTCGACGGCACCAACAAGTCGGTTTCGGCGACCCTGACCCAGCCGATCGACATCTCCGGCCTCATCCACTTGGCCGCGACCGTCCTCGCCGAGCAGCGCAAAGTCGCCACCCACGCCTTGTCCGTGGAGGAGAACAACATCCGCAGTGTCGTCAAGGCGAAGTTCCTTAACGTCCTGCAGGCCTCCGAACTGATCGACGTCCAGAGCGCCACGCTCAAAGCGAACCAGGAACGCCTTGAGAAAGGACAGGTCAAGTTTCGTGAGGGGGCGGTCTCCAAGTTCGAGGTGCTTCGGCTGGAAACCGAGGTCAAAAAGTCCGAGCAAGCGCTGATCGAGGCGCGGGCCAACCTGAAACTGGCCAAGCAAGACTTGAACAACACGCTCGGCCGTCCCGTCGAAGAGGACTTCGAACCGGTCCCCGTGACGGGTATCCCCAACGACATCCCCGAAGTGCAGACGATCGTCCGCCAAGCCCTTCTGAACAGGCCGGAGATCAAGCAAGCCACCGAGAACGTCGTGGCATTGGACGCGACCAAGAAGCTGACATGGCGCTCGATGCGGCCGTCGCTGAACCTGTCGGTCAGCCAGACGCACTACATCCAGCCGGCGGTCGGCTCCACCAAGGGCCAGACGATCGCCTCGTTGAACCTCACCGTGCCCGTCTACGACTCGGGCCAGACCCGGCTGAACGTCGAGGCCGCCCAGCGCGACGTCGACTTCGCCGAGATCAGCCTGGAGCAGATCAAGCTTGGCGTGTCCCTGGAGGCACAGACGGCCTACACCAACGCCAGGACCGCCCTGGACGCCATCGCCGTCGCCAAGGCCAACGTCACCCTTTCTGAGGAGGCTCTCCGGCTCGCCCAGCTCCGCTACGACCAACAGGTCGGCATCTTGCTCGATGTCACGACGGCCCAGACCGACCTGACGGCGGCAAGGGCCAGCTTGGTCGTCGCCAACTACAAGTACCTACAGGCCTACGCCGCGCTCCAAAAGGCCGTCGGCAATGACAACCTTGAACCCAACCCGCCCGTCCAGGAGAACCTGAAGTGA
- a CDS encoding AbrB/MazE/SpoVT family DNA-binding domain-containing protein, which translates to MAQDPKPDHQATSPKSCCFGDCFYGAATVGERGQVVIPAEARHKLGIAPGDKLLIMRHPELEGVMMFKLDSLQGFMEEFMRRIAMITTEETEDTP; encoded by the coding sequence ATGGCCCAAGACCCCAAACCCGACCACCAAGCGACTTCGCCAAAGTCCTGCTGCTTTGGTGACTGCTTCTATGGTGCGGCGACGGTCGGGGAACGTGGCCAGGTGGTCATTCCCGCGGAGGCGCGGCACAAGCTGGGAATCGCCCCCGGCGACAAGCTGCTGATCATGCGCCATCCCGAGTTGGAAGGCGTGATGATGTTCAAACTGGACTCCCTCCAGGGGTTCATGGAGGAGTTCATGCGTCGCATCGCGATGATCACAACGGAAGAGACTGAGGACACACCATGA
- a CDS encoding DUF3187 family protein has product MLLPCVAWAQEPAALPLRVNRTASLQFLRPLPLGPVLAPGQGETTWNWTVANEMRGAPGLLEDAETWRVAYLRRWGAKDGEWTLEVPFLSRGGGILDPIIAGYHRMVAFGVPLREQTPFGNSEVTLPGSPRFGSASGLGDVTVGFGRPIGPATAARAWLKLPTGDASQALGSGNVDAGLTLDHTFKLGKSLDLQVAGGLVVQGRPRVLANTKGLVETGTVALAWRRNSRDTFGLQWTAEGAPQNLGVPDVDMEHRVVSFSYTRRTGVDSWVSAYFSEDKDFSWVHFPQGAEVGPDFTFGIVWRCRK; this is encoded by the coding sequence TTGCTGCTTCCCTGTGTCGCTTGGGCCCAAGAGCCGGCCGCGTTGCCCCTGCGGGTAAACCGCACCGCATCCCTCCAATTCCTCCGGCCCCTTCCGTTGGGACCGGTCTTGGCCCCTGGCCAGGGCGAGACGACCTGGAATTGGACCGTCGCCAACGAGATGCGCGGGGCCCCCGGCCTCTTGGAAGACGCGGAAACGTGGCGCGTGGCCTACCTCCGCCGATGGGGGGCCAAAGACGGCGAATGGACTCTGGAAGTCCCTTTCCTCAGCCGTGGTGGCGGCATCCTAGACCCGATCATCGCCGGCTACCACCGGATGGTCGCCTTCGGCGTCCCCTTGCGCGAACAGACTCCCTTCGGCAACAGCGAAGTGACGCTCCCCGGGTCGCCTCGGTTTGGGTCGGCGTCAGGCCTCGGTGACGTGACCGTCGGTTTCGGCAGACCGATCGGGCCGGCGACAGCGGCCCGGGCCTGGTTGAAGCTACCGACCGGCGACGCCTCCCAAGCCCTCGGCAGCGGCAACGTCGACGCAGGGTTGACGCTTGACCACACCTTCAAACTCGGGAAGTCGCTCGACCTCCAGGTGGCGGGAGGACTTGTCGTCCAAGGCCGACCCCGTGTCCTCGCCAACACCAAGGGGCTCGTCGAGACCGGGACAGTCGCCCTGGCTTGGCGACGCAACAGTCGGGACACGTTTGGTCTCCAATGGACGGCCGAGGGCGCGCCCCAAAACCTTGGCGTCCCCGACGTCGATATGGAGCACCGGGTCGTCAGCTTCAGCTACACCCGCCGGACCGGTGTCGACTCGTGGGTCTCGGCGTACTTCAGCGAAGACAAGGACTTCAGTTGGGTCCACTTCCCGCAGGGCGCCGAGGTCGGCCCCGACTTCACATTTGGCATCGTCTGGCGGTGCCGGAAATAG
- the rpsR gene encoding 30S ribosomal protein S18 has translation MAEGRGGEGRGRKGRRRKVSFLTLNKIDYVDYKDVNVLRRYLSADRGKILASRQTGNTAKQQRMIAQAIKRAREMALLPFVLSEPGEDRKPR, from the coding sequence ATGGCCGAAGGCCGGGGCGGCGAGGGCCGCGGACGTAAAGGCCGACGGCGCAAGGTCAGCTTCCTGACGCTCAACAAGATCGACTACGTGGACTACAAGGACGTCAACGTCCTGCGGCGTTACCTGTCGGCCGACCGGGGGAAGATCCTCGCCAGCCGTCAGACCGGTAACACCGCCAAGCAGCAGCGGATGATCGCCCAGGCGATCAAGCGGGCCCGGGAAATGGCGCTGTTGCCGTTCGTGCTCAGCGAACCCGGCGAAGACCGCAAGCCGCGGTAA